Proteins encoded in a region of the Anopheles ziemanni chromosome 2, idAnoZiCoDA_A2_x.2, whole genome shotgun sequence genome:
- the LOC131281313 gene encoding protein obstructor-E — MLISREATVKMKAVAKFSFSFLVLVSVIFGLATAQTQLRRQYELNRRTPGSAPAVRNREPVSDAPARSPVRQQGPVQPAASGTSEETDPELSENCPEPNGYFADAEQCDKYYQCRDGQITEKLCPDGMVFNDYDLEQEKCDLPFNIDCSKRPKLQTPIPSLHCPRQNGYFASETGACDKFYYCVDGMFNMITCPEGLVFNPRTGICTWPDEAQRTSCTSEDVFKFSCPKVNESEAATHPRYADPDDCQFFYVCINGETPRRNGCRLGQAFDDVAKHCEWARKVPDCADWYKDRLTDKQLDELENPPTPKPKPANSPSKVSRRRPSKRPKQPEADVE; from the exons GGCTCGCCACGGCACAGACGCAACTCCGAAGGCAGTATGAGTTGAACCGGCGAACTCCCGGCAGTGCGCCGGCCGTCCGCAATCGGGAGCCGGTCTCGGACGCTCCGGCTCGCAGCCCGGTTCGCCAGCAGGGCCCGGTACAGCCGGCTGCCTCGGGCACGTCGGAAGAAACGGACCCCGAACTGTCGGAGAACTGCCCGGAACCGAACGGTTACTTTGCCGACGCGGAGCAGTGCGACAAGTACTACCAGTGCCGCGACGGCCAGATCACGGAGAAGCTCTGCCCGGACGGTATGGTGTTCAACGATTACGATCTCGAGCAGGAAAAGTGTGACCTGCCGTTCAACATCGACTGCAGCAAGCGCCCGAAGTTGC AAACGCCCATTCCATCACTGCACTGTCCACGCCAGAACGGCTATTTCGCCAGCGAGACGGGTGCGTGCGATAAGTTCTACTACTGCGTGGACGGCATGTTCAACATGATTACCTGTCCGGAGGGGCTGGTGTTCAACCCGCGCACCGGCATCTGTACCTGGCCGGATGAGGCCCAGCGCACGAGCTGCACCTCGGAGGACGTGTTCAAGTTCAGCTGCCCGAAGGTAAACGAGAGCGAGGCGGCCACCCATCCACGGTACGCCGATCCCGACGATTGCCAGTTCTTCTACGTGTGCATTAACGGCGAGACGCCGCGCCGTAACGGTTGCCGGCTGGGGCAGGCCTTCGACGACGTGGCCAAGCACTGCGAATGGGCCCGCAAGGTGCCGGATTG TGCGGATTGGTACAAGGATCGCCTAACCGACAAGCAGCTGGACGAGCTGGAGAACCCACCGACACCGAAGCCGAAGCCAGCCAACAGCCCATCGAAGGTATCCCGACGACGTCCGTCCAAGCGACCGAAGCAACCGGAAGCCGACGTGGAGTAG
- the LOC131293305 gene encoding sodium channel protein Nach, giving the protein MRQTLGSSVTEEYGRNVQQTAPKGPLGWLVRLFKSISTFVLIFLEQGAVHGVAHLGKPFLHIVEKIFWFSLVVIALYFSVVLSFVSWERYQSHATVVAIEKDHYYWNTSMPSLTICPMRRIYKPYLQSYCNKNGITDQDEQAELFEFLESLANSSFFNFEDIKHSEKVDSLLEMLQIRPENYMNLIYNLTRDLTRIDDTELRVRTQSNLEFLRTYQTLTEYGICYTTNSFISSNLTASLLLTGKQLPEDEFYSTRIVHTVRFGNLFDGDITYSFIGFEPPISIFYHSPYETLNIAKFQPMTSEAHEYETFSIEIVTTKDFKEDTTISQRGCRFTYESNLTHYSIYTKDICLQECRIQMAYKLCGCIPHFYPNPAGSNMKKVCHYRQLMKCFPRYQKLFLEFQEDNNDNKGIPCYCEQNCVGSKVIIENKQVLKQTQKLIGSIGGLVVMKRYPLVRFSRQLLFTFTDLLVSIGGTAGFFLGFSVLGMVEILYFFTLRLLWYIVGRR; this is encoded by the exons ATGCGCCAAACGCTAGGGTCGAGTGTCACGGAGGAATACGGCCGCAACGTGCAGCAGACTGCCCCCAAGGGACCGTTGGGATGGCTTGTGCGGCTTTTCAAATCCATTAGCACATTCGTGCTGATCTTCCTCGAGCAAGGGGCCGTCCACGGTGTTGCACACTTGGGAAAACCCTTCCTGCACATTGTGGAAAA AATTTTCTGGTTCTCGCTGGTCGTCATCGCCCTGTACTTCTCCGTTGTGCTGAGCTTCGTGTCCTGGGAACGCTACCAGAGCCATGCAACGGTCGTTGCCATCGAGAAGGACCACTACTACTGGAACACGTCCATGCCCAGTTTGACGATCTGCCCCATGAGACGCATTTACAAACCGTATCTGCAAAGTTACTGCAA TAAGAATGGTATAACAGATCAGGACGAACAGGCGGAACTGTTCGAGTTCCTCGAATCGTTGGCCAACTCGTCATTCTTCAACTTTGAGGACATCAAGCACAGTGAAAAAGTCGAT AgccttttggagatgctacaAATACGGCCGGAGAACTACATGAACCTGATCTATAATCTGACCCGTGACCTGACCCGCATAGACGACACAGAGTTGCGTGTCCGGACCCAGAGTAACCTTGAGTTTCTTCGGACCTACCAGACGCTGACTGAGTACGGTATCTGCTACACCACCAACAGCTTTATTTCGTCCAACTTAACGGCTAG CTTACTATTAACCGGAAAACAGCTCCCAGAGGATGAATTCTACTCGACACGAATCGTGCACACCGTACGCTTTGGCAACCTTTTCGACGGAGATATTACGTACAGTTTTATCGGCTTTGAACCACCCATTTCG ATTTTTTATCACAGCCCCTACGAAACGCTCAACATAGCCAAGTTTCAGCCGATGACGTCCGAAGCGCACGAGTACGAAACGTTTTCCATCGAAATTGTCACAACGAAGGATTTCAAAGA AGATACCACCATCTCCCAGCGCGGCTGCCGGTTCACCTACGAGTCCAACCTGACGCACTACTCGATCTACACCAAGGACATCTGCCTGCAGGAATGCCGGATCCAGATGGCCTACAAACTGTGCGGATGCATACCACATTTCTATCCTAATCCCG CTGGCTCCAATATGAAGAAAGTGTGTCACTACCGGCAGTTGATGAAATGCTTCCCACGCTACCAAAAACTGTTCCTGGAGTTTCAGGAGGATAACAACGACAACAAGGGCATTCCCTGCTATTGCGAGCAGAACTGTGTCGGTTCGAAGGTTATCATCGAAAACAAACAG gTCCTCAAACAAACGCAAAAGCTCATCGGAAGCATCGGTGGACTGGTCGTCATGAAGCGGTATCCGTTGGTGCGCTTCAGCCGCCAGCTACTATTTACCTTCACCGACCTACTCG TGTCCATCGGGGGGACGGCAGGCTTTTTCCTCGGTTTCAGTGTGCTCGGAATGGTGGAGATACTTTACTTTTTCACTCTACGCCTACTGTGGTACATTGTTGGGCGCCGTTAA
- the LOC131282824 gene encoding translocation protein SEC62, with amino-acid sequence MAEKRRAKKRKDEYTGPGGSEQDIEKASKEEYKVAKWLKSNVPTKKTKFLNHNVEYFSAIKAVDALLASKFAQGDNCLFPHRQAVIDFMGDMLFHKFFHRARKVPVSEQELRGKGSKKAVDGKDAGGGKGAASVKDERATDAESSHAEGSKVEKVTAEVAEKRKRKIRLEMHPEQLFIDGHEAYVWLYDPIPMHYWIFGALLVVGAIVICLFPLWPPLLRKGVYYLSIAAAGFLVFILGLVVLRCIIFCLIWVATGGKHHFWLLPNLTEDVGFFASFWPLYNHEYKDGQLGSDKGKKSKKSRKRDKNSGDEEEPTGTSIPPTIDEVKERDTDAESASKKTPKAETEGLRRRAGKEPPPVPAPPAPPVVTVEETIYEEKNSATPSESDSEGSQRSSTGKDFEMVEPDEVDTS; translated from the exons ATGGCAGAAAAGCGACGTGCCAAGAAGCGGAAGGAT GAGTACACCGGACCCGGAGGATCAGAGCAGGATATCGAGAAAGCCTCCAAAGAGGAGTACAAGGTGGCGAAATGGCTCAAATCGAACGTACCGACGAAAAAGACCAAATTTTTGAATCACAACGTGGAATATTTCTCTG ccATCAAAGCTGTCGATGCACTGCTTGCGTCAAAGTTTGCTCAGGGAGACAACTGTCTCTTCCCTCACCGGCAAGCCGTAATCGATTTTATGGGGGATATGCTGTTTCACAAATTTTTCCACCGCGCCCGAAAGGTCCCGGTTAGCGAGCAGGAGCTGCGCGGGAAGGGTAGTAAGAAGGCAGTGGACGGCAAGGACGCTGGAGGTGGTAAGGGAGCAGCATCTGTAAAGGACGAGCGCGCCACCGATGCTGAGAGCAGCCATGCCGAGGGCAGCAAGGTGGAGAAGGTAACAGCGGAGGTGGCAGAAAAGAGAAAGCGTAAGATCCGGCTAGAGATGCACCCGGAACAGCTGTTCATCGATGGACACGAGGCGTACGTTTGGCTGTACGATCCGATTCCCATGCACTACTGGATCTTCGGggcgctgctggtggtgggcGCTATCGTGATCTGTCTGTTTCCGCTATGGCCACCGCTGTTGCGAAAGGGTGTCTACTATCTGAGCATAGCGGCGGCCGGGTTTTTGGTGTTCATCCTCGGCCTGGTCGTACTGCGTTGCATTATCTTCTGTCTAATCTGGGTAGCTACCGGAGGAAAGCATCATTTCTGGCTTCTGCCAAACCTAACCGAGGACGTCGGCTTTTTCGCCTCCTTCTGGCCATTGTACAAT CACGAGTACAAAGATGGCCAACTGGGCAGCGATAAGGgtaaaaagtcgaaaaaaagtcgaaaacgCGATAAGAACAGCGGTGACGAGGAGGAACCCACCGGAACCAGCATCCCGCCGACGATCGACGAGGTGAAGGAACGTGACACAGACGCGGAAAGCGCCAGCAAAAAGACGCCGAAGGCGGAAACCGAAGGCCTACGAAGACGAGCCGGTAAAGAGCCACCACCGGTTCCTGCTCCTCCTGCCCCGCCAGTCGTAACCGTGGAAGAGACGATctatgaagagaaaaa CTCCGCTACACCATCAGAGAGCGATTCCGAAGGTTCGCAACGCTCCTCGACGGGGAAAGACTTCGAAATGGTGGAACCGGACGAGGTTGACACCTCCTAA